Within Vallitalea okinawensis, the genomic segment AAGTATTCCCTTCATTTAATAACCGATTTAAGGATTCATAGACAATATCCTCTCTCCAATCATCAGCCCACTGTTCATCAATAACTTGTATTTGACCAGATTGAATATAAGGTTTCAAGACATCCATATACCCTTCATTAAACATATAGCTATTGTGATCAAAGGTAGAACCGTTGATCACTGAATAATTTCCTTGTGGTACATTTTCAACAATTGCCTGCCCCATAAGCTCACCTACTTTAACATTATCAAAAGAGATGTAAGCATCAATATCTGCATTCAGTATCAGACGATCATAGGATATAACTTTGATTCCTTTTTTCTTTGCCTCAGCGATAACCTCAGTAAAGCCATCTTTATCATAAGGAATGATGACAAGAACATCTACATCTGAATTGATAAGTTGTCTTGTTTGCTCTACTTGCTTTTCAAGGCTTTCATTTGCATTTTGGACGATGACCTCTGCTCCTTTTTCCTTTGCATTAGCTAGAAACATATCACGGTCTCTTTGCCATCTTTCAATGACAAGAGAATCCATAAGTAAACCAATCTTAATCTGTTCATCTTTTTTCTCCCAATTGCTTACACACCCAGTTACTAATATTAGAATAGACATTATTGATATACCAACTTTTAGTACTCTCTTCATACCTACTCCCCCTAAAATTCTTTAACATATTCAGTTGGTCGGCACCCTACTTGCTTTTTAAATAATCTGCTAAAGTAATTAGGGTCTTTATAACCAACTTCAAAACATATCTCCTTAATACTTAAATTATTTTCTTTTAACAGCTTTTTAGCTTCTTCTATACGTAAATGCGTCAAGTATTCTATGAAGCTTCTCCCCGTTTCTTCCTTAAACACTTTACTAAAATACTGCGGACTAATAGCCACGTTATTCGCTACGTCCTCTAAATTAAGATCAACCTTGTAGTTTGCGCTGATAAATGTAATAGCTTCTTTAACTTGAGTACTTATTCCTTGAGTCTTTGA encodes:
- a CDS encoding D-xylose ABC transporter substrate-binding protein, which translates into the protein MKRVLKVGISIMSILILVTGCVSNWEKKDEQIKIGLLMDSLVIERWQRDRDMFLANAKEKGAEVIVQNANESLEKQVEQTRQLINSDVDVLVIIPYDKDGFTEVIAEAKKKGIKVISYDRLILNADIDAYISFDNVKVGELMGQAIVENVPQGNYSVINGSTFDHNSYMFNEGYMDVLKPYIQSGQIQVIDEQWADDWREDIVYESLNRLLNEGNTLDAVICANDRLAESAIRVLSEYRLAGEVQVVGHDANLVACQQIVEGTQLMTVYKPISQLATAAVDLAIELVINETADYEETINNGFGEIPYVMIEPVAVNKDNIVDTVIADGFHKFEDVYRYIPESEWPERTTNANKEVE